A region of Desulfobacterales bacterium DNA encodes the following proteins:
- a CDS encoding trimethylamine methyltransferase family protein: MKKRIGLSSGQYKPLKEEDLLKIHETSLRVFEEIGVKINLPEALEMFKKAGATVDNDSKIVKIPKTLFHELIKSAPSEIILYGRGSDGEFDCKLGASNVHLGTGGTALNVQDPGTEISRRAELKDISNMARLVESLENIHFYMLNVYPSDIKNENIDVNRFGAALNHTRKHIMGGVYTIQGIQNVIKMAAMIAGSPEKLREKPFISMVACVISAFVIDENYGRLAMEVAKHGIPLVTPTEPLCGATSPVTLAGNLVVQNVDTLTGIMLAQLVNPGTPVLYGCISSITDLRNMKYLAGAVEMGLLNAASAQMAQYYKIPIYATAGMSDAKLCDAQAGYESAITNLLVALAGGNLIHDAAGFIEFCMTASYDKLVIDNEIIGMVMRAVEGIEVNDETLAFDVIKKAGPGGHFVSSRHTRRHMRSEQYQPLLSDRSDRDIWKGNGSKDARARACEKVNEILNGTPTSYIPSEIRERLKTEIQGLESFIMN, translated from the coding sequence ATGAAAAAAAGAATAGGATTATCAAGTGGTCAATATAAACCCCTTAAAGAAGAGGATTTGTTAAAAATCCACGAAACAAGCTTAAGGGTATTTGAAGAAATCGGTGTTAAAATTAACTTACCTGAAGCTTTAGAAATGTTTAAAAAAGCTGGAGCAACAGTAGATAACGATAGCAAAATAGTAAAAATCCCAAAAACTCTTTTCCATGAACTCATTAAGTCAGCTCCTTCTGAAATTATTCTTTATGGCAGAGGCTCTGACGGAGAATTTGATTGTAAATTAGGAGCAAGCAACGTCCATTTAGGAACTGGAGGGACAGCTTTAAATGTTCAGGACCCAGGAACTGAAATTTCTCGTAGAGCTGAGTTAAAAGATATTTCAAATATGGCTCGATTAGTAGAATCATTGGAAAATATTCATTTTTATATGCTTAATGTGTACCCCAGTGACATAAAAAATGAAAATATTGATGTAAATCGATTCGGTGCAGCATTAAACCATACTCGCAAGCATATAATGGGAGGCGTCTATACTATCCAAGGCATTCAAAACGTAATTAAAATGGCTGCAATGATCGCTGGTTCCCCTGAAAAATTGAGGGAAAAACCCTTTATTTCCATGGTAGCCTGTGTAATTAGTGCATTTGTGATTGACGAAAATTATGGCCGACTTGCAATGGAAGTTGCAAAACATGGCATCCCTTTAGTTACGCCAACAGAACCTTTATGCGGAGCTACATCACCTGTAACTTTAGCCGGGAATTTGGTAGTTCAAAATGTAGATACGCTTACAGGAATCATGCTTGCTCAACTCGTAAATCCAGGCACTCCCGTTTTATATGGCTGCATATCCTCTATTACAGATTTAAGAAATATGAAATATTTGGCCGGTGCAGTAGAAATGGGATTATTAAATGCCGCATCCGCTCAAATGGCTCAATATTATAAAATCCCTATTTATGCTACTGCTGGGATGTCAGATGCAAAGCTATGTGATGCTCAAGCAGGATATGAATCCGCTATTACGAACCTTTTAGTAGCATTAGCTGGAGGTAATTTAATTCACGATGCTGCTGGTTTTATTGAGTTTTGTATGACAGCTTCTTATGACAAGCTTGTAATCGATAATGAAATCATAGGCATGGTAATGCGGGCAGTAGAAGGAATTGAAGTTAATGATGAAACTTTAGCTTTTGATGTAATTAAAAAAGCAGGACCTGGCGGTCATTTTGTATCTTCCAGACATACTCGTCGTCATATGCGTTCAGAACAATATCAACCATTACTTAGTGACCGTTCTGATAGAGATATCTGGAAAGGCAATGGATCAAAAGACGCTCGTGCAAGGGCTTGTGAAAAAGTAAACGAAATTTTAAATGGAACACCTACGTCTTATATCCCATCTGAAATACGAGAACGATTAAAAACCGAAATTCAAGGTTTAGAATCTTTTATTATGAATTAA
- a CDS encoding dihydropteroate synthase, which yields MITIGEKINATIPEVKRIIIERNEKKLLDLVKLQEKADYIDLNVATGIGAREQEISDMKWAITTIQNELDVSLCIDSADPEVIDAGLSIMKTHALINSTTAESESLNKILPLAKKYQSSFIALAMDENGIPKTTEGRIDSCRKIVNECKKIGITLNHIFFDPLMLPIATDPKQSKVTLDTLSTIKKEFPETSTVIGLSNVSFGLPARININIAFLQMAIYAGLDAAILDPTELKLINAILSAEAVIGKDRHFRRYNRVFHRLRSVKTETLNSKSPLKKALLN from the coding sequence ATGATTACTATTGGTGAAAAGATTAATGCAACTATCCCAGAAGTAAAACGAATTATTATAGAACGAAATGAAAAAAAATTATTGGATTTAGTAAAATTACAAGAAAAGGCTGATTATATTGATTTAAATGTAGCCACAGGAATTGGTGCTCGGGAACAAGAAATTTCAGATATGAAATGGGCTATCACAACTATACAAAATGAACTTGATGTCTCACTTTGTATTGACAGCGCTGATCCAGAAGTTATAGATGCTGGACTTAGCATAATGAAAACTCATGCACTGATTAACTCAACTACCGCAGAGTCTGAAAGTCTTAACAAAATACTTCCTTTGGCAAAAAAATACCAATCTTCCTTTATTGCTTTAGCTATGGATGAAAATGGAATTCCTAAAACTACAGAGGGTAGAATAGATTCTTGCCGTAAAATCGTTAACGAATGCAAAAAAATCGGAATTACGCTTAATCATATATTCTTTGATCCGCTCATGCTCCCTATTGCAACAGATCCAAAACAAAGTAAGGTGACATTAGATACTTTGAGTACTATAAAAAAAGAATTCCCAGAAACCTCTACTGTTATTGGGCTATCCAATGTTTCTTTCGGCTTGCCTGCTCGCATTAATATTAATATAGCTTTTCTCCAAATGGCAATTTATGCCGGACTTGACGCTGCAATATTAGATCCTACAGAATTAAAACTTATCAATGCTATCCTATCTGCAGAAGCAGTTATTGGCAAAGATAGACATTTCCGTCGTTATAATCGCGTTTTTCATCGCCTGCGATCTGTTAAGACTGAAACTCTTAATTCTAAAAGTCCTCTTAAAAAAGCTTTACTTAATTAA
- a CDS encoding corrinoid protein yields MKESELLEKISFNVIQGRITSDDEGIDEGLEGQPAVVELVNNAIEMGMDAKSIMIDSLTNSMGIVGEKFETGEFLIPDMLASAECVGAAMEILKPHLVKKGVKSKGKFVIATVAGDLHDIGKNIVSILLKGEGYEIIDLGNDVSSQTIVDSVLTHNAPFLGLSALLTTTMQNMKDVIDKLVQANIRDKVKVFIGGAPTSKEFAEKIGADAYCNDAFQAVSILRRDCCES; encoded by the coding sequence ATGAAAGAATCGGAACTATTGGAAAAAATATCATTCAACGTAATTCAAGGGCGCATAACAAGCGATGACGAAGGCATTGATGAAGGGTTAGAAGGTCAACCTGCTGTAGTTGAATTAGTAAATAACGCTATTGAAATGGGTATGGATGCAAAAAGTATAATGATTGATTCCCTAACAAATTCAATGGGAATAGTTGGAGAAAAATTTGAAACGGGCGAATTTTTAATTCCAGATATGTTGGCATCAGCCGAATGTGTAGGCGCTGCTATGGAAATTTTAAAGCCTCATCTTGTAAAAAAAGGAGTTAAAAGCAAAGGTAAATTTGTAATTGCTACTGTAGCTGGTGACCTCCATGATATTGGAAAAAATATTGTATCTATTTTATTAAAAGGAGAAGGCTATGAAATCATTGATTTAGGAAATGATGTTAGTAGTCAAACAATTGTGGATTCAGTATTGACCCATAATGCCCCTTTTCTTGGGTTATCGGCTTTACTCACAACTACAATGCAAAACATGAAAGATGTGATTGACAAGTTAGTCCAAGCAAATATTCGGGACAAGGTAAAAGTATTTATTGGCGGAGCTCCAACATCTAAAGAATTTGCTGAAAAAATTGGTGCTGATGCATACTGCAATGATGCTTTTCAAGCTGTTTCGATTTTAAGGAGAGATTGTTGTGAATCTTAA
- a CDS encoding trimethylamine methyltransferase family protein yields MNLKQVEKSTALLGKNIVEMLHQVHEDALWILENIGVGCKQPKIQEAFRKYEDNGQAIVYDNRIYITSSLVKETLLKVPSRKDFFVPLNSFFIGGTAPYVYDDVACKGGIFPTPDHVRRIAKMAQENEIVAGMGRGLKLKDEVEQIEIITKNCSKPIYFAVTSDSSLNYAIELYKTRKNIMVVFCLTRPPLEVNENFSLHFAKVAEAGLPLFISAMPMAGISAPYCYNGVLSMTHAEVLFGICTAQLLNPGVTCIHAGFPTIADPRIDYNPNYGLISHNFLNILMSHLNLMLDLPTCQSAGTTHEEDLTERALEDARRGQALCKKYEFHMMRHPFAFLRYLIDFSFEKFQKAMEIANNVRPEDAPDVEIPIYDERGMASIQKFGLSSYMEDPLTTANFGKIFIN; encoded by the coding sequence GTGAATCTTAAACAAGTAGAAAAATCAACAGCATTACTCGGTAAAAATATTGTTGAAATGCTGCATCAAGTCCATGAAGATGCTCTATGGATTCTGGAAAATATAGGGGTCGGCTGTAAGCAGCCAAAAATACAGGAAGCATTTCGAAAATACGAAGACAATGGACAAGCCATTGTCTATGATAACAGAATTTATATTACTTCTTCATTAGTTAAAGAAACTCTTCTTAAAGTTCCAAGCAGAAAAGATTTCTTTGTTCCCTTAAATAGTTTTTTTATTGGTGGAACAGCTCCTTACGTTTATGATGATGTTGCCTGCAAAGGAGGAATTTTTCCAACTCCTGATCATGTGCGCAGGATTGCTAAAATGGCTCAGGAAAATGAAATTGTAGCAGGGATGGGACGTGGTTTAAAACTAAAAGACGAAGTAGAGCAAATTGAAATTATTACCAAAAACTGTTCCAAACCAATTTATTTTGCCGTTACTTCTGATTCATCGCTTAATTACGCAATAGAACTTTATAAAACACGAAAAAATATTATGGTAGTCTTCTGTTTGACCAGGCCTCCTTTGGAAGTAAATGAGAATTTCTCACTGCATTTTGCTAAAGTAGCTGAAGCTGGTTTACCTTTATTTATTTCGGCTATGCCAATGGCTGGAATTAGTGCGCCATATTGTTATAATGGTGTATTATCTATGACTCATGCTGAGGTTTTATTTGGAATCTGTACGGCACAACTCTTAAATCCGGGCGTAACTTGTATTCATGCGGGATTTCCAACTATTGCTGACCCGAGAATAGATTACAATCCTAATTATGGACTAATTAGTCACAATTTTTTAAATATTCTAATGTCCCATTTAAATTTAATGCTCGATTTGCCAACCTGCCAAAGTGCAGGCACAACCCATGAAGAAGATTTAACTGAGCGTGCTTTGGAAGATGCTCGAAGGGGACAGGCTCTTTGTAAAAAATATGAGTTTCATATGATGCGGCATCCTTTCGCGTTTTTAAGGTATTTAATAGATTTTTCATTTGAAAAATTTCAAAAAGCGATGGAAATCGCAAACAACGTTAGACCAGAGGATGCTCCTGACGTTGAAATACCAATCTATGATGAAAGGGGAATGGCATCAATTCAAAAATTTGGTTTAAGCAGTTATATGGAAGATCCCCTTACAACCGCTAACTTTGGAAAAATTTTTATTAATTAA
- the asnB gene encoding asparagine synthase B, whose amino-acid sequence MCGIAGCFGSKDTITINKMLDALGHRGPNDRGLYANDSSVLGHTRLSIVDVAYGHQPILINNGKIGIIANGEIYNFKKLKNRLTNKYNFQTNSDTEVVLRLYQEKGPECVKELDGMFAFAINDGDNFMLARDPIGIKPLYYGYKNGNLYFSSELGAMSFAKVNEVHEFPSGHYYTPKEGFVAYYQTPEIEDHLLTDIDETCNLIRKTFIQAVKKRLLADPEVPVGAFCSGGLDSSLVAAIAAENIPNLHTFVVGMMDNKGDLSDDIKAGRIAAKHIGSNHHELLFTKEEYCEVLPTVINKLESYDPSLVRCAVPCYFTCKLAAEYVTVVLTGEGADELFTGYHYMKHLPFDKLNMEARRCIGNLHNINLQRADRMGMLFSLELRVPFLDVAMIDLSMKIPPRLKIQDHNGAKIEKWILRKAFEETSYLPPEILWRYKVQYTQGAGCESLGEQLAEQEMTDDEYAKIKYENPQAVINSKEAAFYYKIFRQFHPQDSILGSIGIWTGFDFEEEREKVRGTVDGDLKHELYN is encoded by the coding sequence ATGTGTGGAATTGCGGGCTGTTTCGGCTCAAAAGATACTATTACCATTAACAAAATGCTAGATGCATTAGGCCATAGAGGCCCGAATGACAGAGGCTTATATGCAAATGATTCATCGGTTTTAGGTCATACCCGGCTTTCCATTGTGGATGTCGCTTATGGACATCAACCAATACTTATAAATAATGGAAAAATAGGAATTATTGCTAATGGCGAGATTTATAATTTTAAAAAATTAAAAAACCGTCTTACAAACAAATACAATTTTCAAACCAACTCGGATACAGAAGTTGTTTTACGCCTTTATCAAGAAAAAGGTCCAGAATGTGTAAAAGAATTAGACGGAATGTTTGCATTTGCAATTAATGATGGTGATAATTTTATGCTGGCAAGGGATCCCATTGGAATTAAACCTCTTTATTATGGATACAAGAATGGGAATCTCTATTTTAGCTCAGAACTTGGGGCAATGTCTTTTGCAAAAGTTAACGAAGTACATGAGTTTCCAAGCGGGCATTATTACACGCCTAAAGAAGGCTTTGTTGCCTACTACCAAACTCCTGAAATTGAAGATCATCTTTTAACTGATATTGACGAAACTTGCAATCTAATACGAAAAACTTTTATTCAGGCAGTGAAAAAAAGATTGTTAGCAGACCCAGAAGTTCCAGTAGGAGCATTTTGTAGCGGAGGTTTAGATAGCAGTCTTGTTGCAGCCATAGCGGCTGAAAATATTCCTAATCTTCATACTTTTGTGGTAGGAATGATGGATAATAAAGGAGATTTGAGCGATGATATAAAGGCCGGTCGTATTGCAGCGAAACATATTGGGTCAAATCACCATGAATTGCTATTCACTAAAGAAGAGTATTGCGAAGTCCTTCCTACTGTTATTAATAAGTTAGAATCTTATGATCCTTCTTTAGTGCGTTGCGCTGTACCTTGTTATTTCACCTGTAAGTTGGCTGCAGAATACGTAACGGTTGTGCTAACAGGAGAAGGAGCTGATGAACTTTTTACAGGTTATCATTATATGAAGCATTTACCTTTTGATAAACTGAACATGGAAGCAAGAAGATGTATTGGAAATCTTCATAACATAAATTTACAAAGAGCTGACCGTATGGGTATGCTTTTTAGTCTTGAGCTTAGAGTTCCTTTTTTAGATGTAGCAATGATTGACCTTTCTATGAAAATTCCCCCAAGATTAAAAATTCAAGATCATAACGGCGCTAAAATTGAAAAATGGATTTTACGCAAGGCATTTGAAGAAACATCTTACCTACCTCCTGAAATATTATGGCGCTATAAAGTCCAATATACTCAAGGCGCAGGATGCGAAAGCTTAGGGGAACAATTAGCTGAACAAGAAATGACAGATGATGAATACGCTAAAATTAAATATGAAAATCCTCAAGCAGTGATCAACAGCAAAGAAGCAGCTTTTTATTATAAAATATTTAGACAGTTTCATCCTCAAGATTCAATCTTAGGCTCAATTGGAATCTGGACAGGCTTTGATTTTGAAGAAGAAAGGGAAAAAGTTCGTGGAACTGTTGATGGGGATTTAAAGCACGAGTTATATAATTAA
- a CDS encoding trimethylamine methyltransferase family protein has product MDFISKNFLSQIHQDALRVLEEVGVKCESTKVRKSFEDTGLAAYDETSRHIHILSPLINQALNLAPKRDKFFIPENAFGVGGTAPFVYDDQANELIQPTFEHLIRIAKIVNDADVVQFMARGVLVPQQEIKVMDTIIEHCDKPIYVAALTEAGITRAHEIHKSRGNITVQFSIINSPLNLIESMVDPFYSCVQKGIPVYVSTMPMAGLSGPYSMSSLLTLTHAEALFGITLAQLINPGITVVHAGLPSIANVNKKYAVDLGLVSHNIANLLMEKVNKMLELPSIQTACTTSEDNANQKAQDDAKIGFSMMKKYGFHQMRHAFGFLKELVSFSIDKLEKHIDLCRQAEPNFDVIDAIPYDPEGLEVILRNGDRANYMRDEHTLKNIGISFLN; this is encoded by the coding sequence ATGGATTTTATTTCAAAGAATTTTCTATCCCAAATTCATCAAGACGCATTGCGCGTATTAGAAGAAGTTGGAGTTAAGTGCGAATCTACTAAAGTTCGGAAAAGTTTTGAGGATACCGGGCTTGCAGCCTATGACGAAACAAGTCGTCATATTCATATCCTCTCTCCTTTAATAAATCAAGCGCTTAATTTAGCGCCTAAAAGAGATAAATTTTTTATTCCTGAAAATGCTTTTGGTGTAGGAGGAACAGCTCCTTTTGTTTATGACGACCAAGCTAATGAACTCATTCAGCCTACATTTGAACATCTTATCCGCATTGCCAAAATTGTTAATGATGCTGATGTTGTTCAATTTATGGCTCGAGGCGTTTTAGTTCCTCAACAAGAAATTAAAGTTATGGATACAATTATAGAACATTGCGATAAACCAATTTATGTTGCAGCTCTCACTGAAGCAGGTATTACAAGAGCGCATGAAATCCATAAAAGTAGAGGCAATATTACTGTTCAATTTTCGATTATTAATAGTCCCTTAAACCTTATTGAAAGCATGGTTGATCCCTTTTATTCCTGTGTTCAAAAAGGAATTCCAGTTTATGTGTCAACAATGCCAATGGCTGGATTATCAGGGCCATACAGTATGTCATCACTTTTGACTTTGACTCATGCTGAAGCGCTATTTGGAATTACTTTGGCGCAATTAATAAATCCTGGTATTACCGTAGTTCACGCAGGATTGCCTTCCATTGCGAATGTTAATAAAAAATATGCTGTAGATTTAGGGCTTGTGTCCCATAATATTGCCAATTTACTTATGGAAAAAGTAAATAAAATGCTCGAACTTCCGTCTATTCAGACCGCTTGCACCACAAGTGAAGATAACGCCAATCAAAAGGCTCAAGATGATGCAAAAATAGGGTTCTCAATGATGAAAAAATATGGGTTTCATCAAATGCGCCATGCTTTTGGATTTCTTAAAGAATTAGTTTCTTTTTCTATTGATAAACTCGAAAAGCATATTGATCTTTGTAGGCAAGCTGAACCTAACTTTGATGTAATAGATGCAATTCCATACGATCCAGAAGGGCTTGAAGTTATATTACGCAATGGTGATAGAGCAAATTATATGCGGGATGAACATACTTTAAAAAATATAGGAATATCGTTTTTAAATTAG
- a CDS encoding nitrilase, giving the protein MKVAIYQMDPILLDLKANLEQVIAKINYGREKGIHLNIFPELALTGYFVGQSYHNVALRLDSPEVDRLVAATQGTAAIVGFIEESPSMNFYNSALVINDGQILYAYRKIYLPNYGVFEERKYFSSGKRVQVFKLHDFVIAVFICNDLWHPSIPYLGVSQKADVFVSIINSSETSMASEFSNIESWEIINKFYSRIFGIYNICANRVGIEKIEEQKNIPIDGSNETLLKNDIFPMIDEGKAYRFWGGSEIINPFGQQIYKAAYNKEDTIIGDIGRDLLRQKKLMLPYLRNDDPYFTHRELSNILYGKGGHIPGK; this is encoded by the coding sequence ATGAAGGTAGCAATATATCAGATGGATCCAATTTTACTGGATCTAAAGGCTAATTTAGAACAAGTTATCGCTAAGATCAATTATGGTCGTGAAAAAGGAATTCATCTGAATATTTTTCCAGAATTAGCACTCACTGGTTATTTTGTTGGCCAAAGCTATCATAATGTTGCCTTAAGGCTTGACTCTCCTGAAGTAGATCGCCTAGTAGCTGCTACTCAGGGGACAGCAGCTATTGTTGGTTTTATAGAAGAATCTCCGTCCATGAATTTCTATAACTCTGCGCTTGTTATCAATGATGGCCAAATATTATACGCTTATCGAAAAATATATTTACCTAATTATGGTGTTTTTGAAGAACGCAAATATTTTTCAAGTGGTAAGCGTGTACAAGTATTCAAATTACATGATTTTGTTATAGCAGTTTTTATTTGCAATGACTTATGGCATCCATCTATTCCTTATTTAGGCGTAAGTCAAAAAGCTGATGTTTTTGTTTCGATCATTAACTCATCAGAAACTTCAATGGCATCAGAATTTAGTAATATTGAAAGCTGGGAAATCATTAATAAATTTTACTCGCGTATTTTTGGTATTTATAATATTTGCGCTAATAGAGTAGGTATAGAAAAAATAGAAGAACAAAAGAATATTCCGATTGATGGATCTAATGAAACATTATTAAAAAATGATATTTTTCCCATGATCGATGAAGGAAAAGCTTATCGTTTTTGGGGTGGAAGTGAGATTATAAATCCATTTGGTCAGCAAATTTATAAAGCGGCTTATAATAAAGAAGATACAATTATTGGGGATATAGGAAGAGATTTACTTAGACAGAAAAAATTGATGCTGCCTTATTTAAGAAATGATGATCCTTACTTTACCCATAGAGAGCTTTCCAATATTTTATATGGTAAAGGAGGGCATATTCCAGGAAAATAG
- a CDS encoding MarR family transcriptional regulator — MKASVSNEVLIALRRIIQAIDLHSFSLVRRYGLTGPQLVILHEVAKVNELSVGQLAKAISLGQATVTGILARLEKRGFINRRRCEIDKRKVLIQITEKGKETIEAAPSPLHETFLYRFERLKDWEQNMILTALQRVVSMMDAKSIDASPVWAWGEMSEETFDFQDSEELHLEASSIIEPAKEA, encoded by the coding sequence ATTAAAGCTTCTGTATCCAATGAAGTGTTAATCGCTCTTAGGCGAATTATTCAGGCTATAGACCTACATTCATTTTCCCTTGTGCGTCGTTATGGGTTAACAGGCCCGCAATTAGTAATTTTACACGAAGTTGCAAAAGTAAATGAATTATCAGTAGGTCAACTTGCTAAGGCCATTAGCCTTGGACAAGCAACAGTAACAGGAATTTTAGCGCGTTTAGAAAAACGAGGTTTTATAAATCGCCGTCGTTGTGAAATTGATAAACGAAAAGTTCTTATTCAGATTACAGAAAAAGGAAAAGAAACAATAGAAGCTGCTCCTTCACCGCTCCATGAAACCTTTTTGTACCGGTTTGAAAGACTTAAAGATTGGGAGCAAAATATGATACTTACTGCTTTGCAAAGAGTCGTTTCAATGATGGACGCTAAATCTATTGATGCTTCACCAGTATGGGCTTGGGGAGAGATGTCTGAAGAAACTTTTGATTTTCAAGATTCTGAGGAACTGCATTTAGAGGCAAGTTCCATTATAGAACCAGCAAAAGAGGCGTAG
- a CDS encoding FAD-dependent oxidoreductase, with product MLQKYKRLWSKKSLKSSYDAVIIGGGVHGLATAYYLAKNHGMHNIAVLEKKYLGFGSSGRNTAIVRANQRTSENVCLYQEGLKLWPELTSELDFNLMFFNCGNLNLAHSESAISALRLQVTTAQFHGMKTKLIDAKECKEMIPALDISDRLRYPIFGAMYHPPGGTVRHDALVWGLAKGASQLGVHIHQKTEATGIGIEKERIAYVQTNKGKIFTPRVLNVAGPYSTLIAAMIDLRLPIHALTIQAMVTEPLKPVLNYVVSSGAYHCYANQSLKGEIVSGSHMDPWPNYTTQTTAHYIKHQAEALTELMPCLKGVKLMRAWGGLADMTPDMAPIIDGNDPIQGFFQNCGWGYFGFKSAPVTGKYMAQFMATDQCPSILKPFTMRRYENHNLMGEIATPVYYNPWN from the coding sequence ATGTTACAAAAATATAAACGTCTTTGGAGCAAAAAATCTTTAAAATCATCCTATGATGCTGTTATTATTGGAGGTGGTGTCCATGGACTCGCCACAGCTTATTATTTAGCCAAAAATCATGGTATGCATAATATCGCAGTTCTTGAAAAAAAATATTTAGGATTTGGAAGCTCAGGCAGAAATACAGCTATTGTTCGAGCTAATCAACGCACTTCTGAAAACGTTTGTCTCTATCAGGAAGGTTTAAAGCTTTGGCCAGAATTAACATCTGAACTTGATTTTAATCTCATGTTTTTTAATTGCGGTAATCTTAACTTAGCCCACAGTGAATCCGCCATAAGTGCCCTACGACTTCAAGTCACTACAGCTCAATTTCATGGAATGAAAACCAAACTAATAGATGCTAAAGAATGCAAAGAAATGATTCCAGCTCTCGATATATCCGACCGACTACGTTATCCTATATTTGGAGCAATGTACCATCCACCTGGCGGAACAGTAAGACATGATGCACTTGTTTGGGGGTTAGCAAAAGGCGCTTCACAACTTGGCGTTCACATTCATCAGAAAACAGAAGCTACCGGTATTGGCATTGAAAAAGAGCGTATTGCATATGTTCAAACGAATAAAGGCAAAATTTTTACTCCGAGGGTGTTAAATGTCGCTGGTCCATATTCCACACTAATTGCGGCTATGATTGACTTAAGACTTCCAATACACGCGTTGACTATCCAAGCAATGGTGACGGAACCGCTTAAACCTGTTTTAAATTATGTAGTTTCGTCAGGCGCTTATCATTGTTATGCCAACCAAAGTCTCAAAGGAGAAATCGTTTCAGGATCTCACATGGACCCTTGGCCCAATTATACTACACAAACAACTGCTCATTATATTAAACATCAAGCTGAAGCTCTGACTGAACTCATGCCTTGCTTAAAAGGCGTAAAATTAATGAGAGCATGGGGAGGTTTAGCAGATATGACTCCTGATATGGCGCCAATAATTGACGGTAATGATCCGATTCAAGGTTTTTTTCAAAATTGTGGATGGGGATATTTTGGATTTAAGTCCGCTCCTGTTACAGGTAAATATATGGCTCAATTCATGGCAACCGATCAATGTCCTAGTATTCTAAAACCATTTACAATGAGACGTTACGAAAATCATAATTTAATGGGTGAAATAGCTACTCCTGTATATTATAACCCTTGGAATTAA
- a CDS encoding sarcosine oxidase subunit delta, which produces MSLLITCPICGKRNGYEFKFGGEDRGPKPNEDELTSRKWCEYTHMNTNIGGIQKEWWYHRDGCNTWFTIYRNTLTNEEVQNHKEVAP; this is translated from the coding sequence ATGTCACTGCTCATCACTTGTCCAATCTGCGGTAAGCGTAATGGTTATGAATTTAAATTTGGGGGAGAAGATCGTGGCCCCAAACCAAATGAAGACGAATTAACATCTCGTAAATGGTGCGAATATACCCATATGAACACTAATATAGGGGGAATACAAAAAGAATGGTGGTATCACCGTGATGGCTGCAATACATGGTTTACGATATACCGCAATACATTGACCAATGAGGAAGTACAAAATCATAAAGAGGTTGCTCCATGA